One genomic segment of Amycolatopsis sp. WQ 127309 includes these proteins:
- a CDS encoding SAM-dependent methyltransferase — MTTQDPEAPEGVDLDRPNAARIYDWFLGGDANWAIDRQFGEQAVKTFPMIRTVARVGRDFLGRGVRYLARNGIDQFLDLGSGVPTVGNVHEVAAEVNPDARCVYVDNEPVAVAHSQILLEKEGVASRHAVLQGDLRDPADIWKRALDTGVLDPNRPIGLIIVGVLYFLGKDEPVAETIQKYLSLLPSGSYFLSSHLTTEGLDALADSDSRASIVEQYNKSSTPLYLRSKAEFTTFFDGLELVEPGIVYLPEWHPEEIESRATKKLANDPAFSGHICGLGRKP, encoded by the coding sequence GAACGCGGCCCGGATCTACGACTGGTTCCTCGGCGGCGACGCCAACTGGGCCATCGACCGGCAGTTCGGTGAGCAGGCGGTCAAGACCTTCCCGATGATCCGGACGGTCGCCCGCGTCGGCCGGGACTTCCTCGGCCGCGGCGTGCGCTACCTGGCGCGCAACGGGATCGACCAGTTCCTCGACCTCGGCTCCGGCGTCCCGACGGTCGGCAACGTGCACGAGGTCGCGGCCGAGGTGAACCCGGACGCGCGGTGCGTGTACGTCGACAACGAGCCGGTCGCCGTCGCCCACTCGCAGATCCTGCTGGAGAAGGAAGGCGTCGCGAGCCGGCACGCGGTGCTGCAGGGCGACCTGCGCGACCCGGCCGACATCTGGAAGCGCGCGCTCGACACCGGCGTCCTCGACCCGAACCGGCCGATCGGGCTGATCATCGTCGGCGTCCTGTACTTCCTCGGCAAGGACGAGCCGGTGGCCGAGACCATCCAGAAGTACCTGTCGCTGCTGCCGTCCGGCTCGTACTTCCTGTCCTCGCACCTGACCACCGAGGGCCTCGACGCGCTGGCCGACTCCGACAGCCGGGCGTCGATCGTGGAGCAGTACAACAAGTCGAGCACCCCGCTGTACCTGCGCAGCAAGGCGGAGTTCACGACGTTCTTCGACGGCTTGGAGCTCGTCGAGCCGGGCATCGTCTACCTGCCGGAGTGGCACCCGGAGGAGATCGAGTCCCGGGCGACGAAGAAGCTCGCGAACGACCCGGCGTTCAGCGGCCACATCTGCGGCCTCGGCCGCAAGCCGTGA
- a CDS encoding class I SAM-dependent methyltransferase: MTAAAYDAMAVRYAEFVREVWDASPLDNAALAAFADHVRGAGLVADLGCGPGHLTAHLRDSGVDVFGVDLSPAMIELARAAAPDLRFEVGSMAALDVPDASLAGILTWYSMIHTPPEEVPGYFAEFTRTLAPGGHVLLGCFESDGEPLTVFDHAVTPAYRWPLDDLAALALAAGLTELGRMYREPGEGERFRRGALLLRKP; encoded by the coding sequence GTGACGGCCGCCGCCTACGACGCGATGGCCGTCCGGTACGCCGAGTTCGTCCGTGAGGTCTGGGACGCTTCGCCGTTGGACAACGCCGCCCTGGCCGCGTTCGCCGACCACGTGCGGGGCGCCGGGCTCGTCGCCGACCTCGGCTGCGGGCCCGGCCACCTCACAGCGCACCTCCGGGACAGCGGCGTGGACGTCTTCGGCGTCGACCTGTCGCCGGCGATGATCGAGCTGGCCCGGGCGGCCGCGCCCGATCTGCGGTTCGAGGTCGGTTCGATGGCGGCGCTGGACGTCCCGGACGCCTCGCTCGCCGGGATCCTGACGTGGTATTCGATGATCCACACCCCGCCCGAAGAGGTGCCGGGGTACTTCGCCGAATTCACCCGGACGTTGGCGCCGGGTGGTCACGTTCTGTTGGGCTGCTTCGAATCCGACGGCGAGCCGCTGACGGTGTTCGACCACGCGGTCACCCCGGCCTACCGATGGCCGCTCGACGACTTGGCCGCGCTGGCCCTCGCGGCCGGGTTGACCGAGCTCGGCCGGATGTACCGCGAGCCGGGTGAAGGCGAGCGTTTCCGCCGCGGCGCGCTCTTGCTGCGGAAACCGTAG
- a CDS encoding IS30 family transposase produces the protein MVRAHRWLPRSVQLEFWDHIRAGKAAKPAARAAGFAPATGVRLFRHAGGVSSNAPTRPGPLRLSITERDEIACLTAAGHGPRAIGRMIGRSASTVSRELARNTGLTGNYRPSSAQHRAEHRAKRPKTAKLAADPVLRAVVQAGLNRKWSPRQISERLALDFPDRPEMRVSHETIYQSLYVQSRGALRRELTAALRTGRALRMPRRQTQARRERPSGRIQDMVNISERPAEAADRAVPGHWEGDLILGKDNRSAIGTLVERSTRFVMLLHLPDGRDAATVAAAMTEMIATLPPLLLGSLTWDQGKEMAHHRTITLATGLDIYFCDPHSPWQRGSNENTNGLLRQYFPKGTDLSQHTAEDLAEVAAELNGRPRETLGWRTPAEVLTKLLLDQPTTGVATTA, from the coding sequence ATGGTTCGAGCGCATCGCTGGCTGCCCAGGTCAGTGCAGCTGGAGTTCTGGGACCACATCCGGGCAGGAAAGGCGGCGAAGCCGGCCGCGCGAGCGGCCGGCTTCGCCCCCGCCACCGGAGTCCGGCTGTTCCGCCACGCTGGCGGGGTGAGCAGCAACGCACCCACCCGCCCCGGTCCGCTCCGGTTGAGCATCACTGAGCGGGACGAGATCGCCTGCCTGACCGCCGCAGGTCACGGGCCCCGCGCGATCGGCAGGATGATCGGCCGGTCGGCTTCGACGGTGTCGCGGGAGCTGGCCCGCAACACCGGCCTGACCGGGAACTACCGGCCCAGCAGCGCCCAGCACCGCGCCGAACACCGCGCGAAACGACCCAAGACCGCGAAGCTGGCCGCTGATCCGGTACTGCGGGCGGTGGTGCAGGCCGGGCTGAACCGCAAGTGGTCACCACGGCAGATCTCCGAAAGACTGGCCCTGGACTTCCCCGACCGGCCGGAGATGCGGGTGTCACACGAAACGATCTACCAATCACTGTACGTCCAAAGCCGCGGAGCGTTGCGCCGGGAACTGACCGCGGCGCTGCGGACCGGACGAGCACTGCGGATGCCGAGACGGCAAACCCAGGCCCGCCGGGAACGACCGTCGGGCCGGATCCAGGACATGGTCAACATCAGCGAACGTCCCGCCGAGGCCGCCGACCGGGCAGTCCCGGGGCACTGGGAAGGTGACCTGATCCTGGGCAAAGACAACCGGTCGGCGATCGGGACGCTGGTGGAGCGTTCGACCCGGTTTGTGATGTTGCTGCACCTGCCCGACGGGCGAGACGCAGCCACCGTCGCCGCGGCGATGACCGAGATGATCGCGACGTTGCCGCCGTTGCTGCTGGGGTCGCTGACCTGGGATCAGGGCAAGGAGATGGCGCATCACCGGACGATCACCCTGGCCACGGGGCTGGATATCTATTTTTGCGATCCGCATTCGCCGTGGCAGCGGGGGTCCAACGAGAACACCAACGGTCTGCTCCGGCAGTACTTTCCGAAAGGCACCGACCTGTCTCAGCACACAGCTGAGGACCTGGCGGAGGTCGCGGCTGAGCTGAACGGGCGACCGCGGGAGACCCTCGGCTGGCGAACACCAGCCGAGGTCCTCACGAAGCTACTGTTGGATCAACCAACGACAGGTGTTGCAACCACCGCGTGA
- a CDS encoding DUF397 domain-containing protein, translating to MADYPSFADYDPSTAVSLFEEAAWEKSFASEPNGGSCVEVNLGREGLIGVRDTKLSTSPVFVFDSAEWEAFLVAVKAGQFDLPA from the coding sequence ATGGCGGATTATCCGTCGTTCGCGGATTACGATCCGAGCACGGCCGTGTCCCTGTTCGAAGAGGCCGCGTGGGAGAAGTCGTTCGCCAGCGAGCCCAACGGCGGCAGCTGTGTCGAGGTCAACCTGGGTCGGGAAGGCCTGATCGGGGTCCGGGACACCAAGCTCTCGACCAGCCCGGTCTTCGTGTTCGACTCCGCCGAGTGGGAAGCGTTCCTCGTCGCCGTGAAGGCGGGGCAGTTCGACCTGCCCGCCTGA
- a CDS encoding FixH family protein encodes MKRPTLLITVVALVVAAGAAWLLWGGSGAKPTTQQATSGPYTVQFSADQPRIGGNTFAVAVTGPAPEAVTVAPVMAQMGHALAPVAAGPDGPGRFRAADVGLPMSGQWEITVSLQGPGGPAQVVFPLLVK; translated from the coding sequence ATGAAACGCCCGACGTTGCTGATCACCGTGGTCGCGCTGGTCGTCGCGGCCGGGGCCGCCTGGCTGCTGTGGGGTGGCAGCGGCGCGAAACCCACCACGCAGCAAGCGACTTCCGGCCCGTACACCGTGCAGTTCTCCGCGGACCAGCCGCGCATCGGCGGCAACACGTTCGCGGTGGCGGTGACCGGGCCGGCGCCCGAAGCCGTCACCGTCGCGCCGGTCATGGCGCAGATGGGGCACGCGCTCGCGCCCGTGGCCGCCGGGCCGGACGGGCCCGGCCGCTTCCGCGCCGCGGACGTCGGGCTGCCGATGTCCGGGCAGTGGGAGATCACCGTCTCGCTGCAGGGCCCGGGCGGGCCCGCGCAGGTCGTCTTTCCGTTGCTGGTCAAATAG
- a CDS encoding alpha/beta fold hydrolase: MNRLGNMATVNDLRMHYLRAGDGPPLFLLHGWPQTSHCWHKVLEPLAETHTVIAPDLRGYGRTDKPKSGYDKRTMAADVAALAEHLGYERVAVAGHDRGGRVAHRWALDRPDQVERLAVLDIAPTRAMWQRLDTGVAKAYWHWLFHLQPDLPELLAGQNIAGYLGYFYERWTYQRHTLDPDAVAEYVRAFSQPGALRAGFDDYRASFPDDAGLDDADFAAGKRLTQPVLALWGANGLLGTLPTLEIWREYATDVTGVALAECGHFLPEEQPGEVVSHLRKFLNP, translated from the coding sequence ATGAACCGGTTAGGGAACATGGCGACGGTGAACGACCTGCGGATGCACTACCTGCGCGCCGGCGACGGTCCGCCACTGTTCCTGCTACACGGCTGGCCGCAGACGTCGCACTGCTGGCACAAGGTCCTCGAACCGCTGGCCGAGACGCACACCGTGATCGCCCCCGACCTGCGTGGTTACGGCCGCACCGACAAGCCGAAGTCGGGCTACGACAAGCGCACCATGGCCGCCGACGTCGCCGCGCTGGCCGAGCACCTCGGCTACGAGCGAGTCGCCGTCGCCGGGCACGACCGCGGCGGCCGCGTCGCGCACCGCTGGGCCCTCGACCGCCCGGACCAGGTCGAACGCCTCGCCGTGCTCGACATCGCGCCGACCCGCGCGATGTGGCAGCGCCTCGACACCGGCGTCGCGAAGGCCTACTGGCACTGGCTCTTCCACCTCCAGCCCGACCTGCCGGAGCTGCTGGCCGGCCAGAACATCGCCGGCTACCTCGGCTACTTCTACGAGCGCTGGACCTACCAGCGCCACACCCTCGACCCGGACGCCGTCGCCGAGTACGTCCGCGCGTTCTCCCAGCCCGGCGCGCTGCGGGCCGGTTTCGACGACTACCGCGCCTCCTTCCCGGACGACGCCGGGCTCGACGACGCCGACTTCGCCGCCGGAAAGCGGCTCACCCAGCCGGTTCTCGCGCTGTGGGGCGCGAACGGCCTGCTCGGCACATTGCCGACGCTGGAGATCTGGCGGGAGTACGCGACCGACGTCACCGGCGTCGCGCTCGCGGAGTGCGGGCACTTCCTGCCCGAGGAGCAGCCCGGCGAAGTCGTCTCCCACCTGCGGAAATTCCTGAACCCCTGA
- a CDS encoding ABATE domain-containing protein, translating to MEWVFDGGRACLDLVNTRRSRHTEGVELLTGPDALAEWLGLAGFTTGAVTAGNVLAAKALREAIDRVLLTRLPKWKDVDLVNTTAAAAPAAPPRLAFGDGGLCREVPTPPDPVASAFAALAADAIDLAPSGAAVRICAADDCGLRFSDASPRRNRQWCSMARCGNRAKARAHYARLRSDTP from the coding sequence ATGGAATGGGTCTTCGACGGCGGCCGCGCGTGCCTCGACCTGGTCAACACGCGACGCTCCCGGCACACCGAGGGCGTCGAGCTGCTGACCGGTCCGGACGCGCTGGCCGAGTGGCTCGGCCTGGCCGGCTTCACGACGGGCGCGGTCACGGCCGGGAACGTCCTGGCGGCGAAGGCGTTGCGCGAGGCGATCGACCGCGTGCTGCTCACCCGGTTGCCCAAGTGGAAGGACGTCGACCTGGTGAACACCACGGCCGCCGCGGCCCCGGCCGCACCCCCGCGGCTGGCGTTCGGCGACGGCGGGTTGTGTCGCGAAGTCCCGACGCCGCCGGACCCGGTGGCGTCGGCGTTCGCGGCGTTGGCGGCGGACGCGATCGACCTCGCGCCAAGCGGCGCCGCGGTCCGCATCTGCGCGGCCGACGACTGCGGCCTGCGCTTCAGCGACGCGTCCCCCCGGCGCAACCGCCAGTGGTGCTCGATGGCCCGCTGCGGCAACCGCGCGAAAGCCCGCGCCCACTACGCCCGGCTCCGCTCCGACACCCCCTGA